In Desulfosalsimonas propionicica, one DNA window encodes the following:
- the fliN gene encoding flagellar motor switch protein FliN — MADSKKQDAADPAQDSQDSRTDASRRRLESAAGNGGNGDNQAKGIDFLLDVPLQVSVEVGRARMLIKDFLQMKEGGVIELDKLADEPLDLYVNSRLIARGEAVVVNEKFGLRLIDVVSPSERIEKLR; from the coding sequence ATGGCGGATAGCAAGAAACAAGATGCAGCAGACCCTGCACAGGACTCGCAGGATTCCCGGACAGATGCATCCCGGCGGCGGCTGGAATCAGCGGCAGGAAATGGGGGAAACGGTGACAATCAGGCCAAAGGGATTGATTTTCTACTCGATGTTCCCTTGCAGGTTTCCGTGGAAGTGGGACGGGCACGGATGCTGATCAAGGATTTTCTGCAGATGAAAGAAGGCGGAGTCATTGAGCTGGACAAACTGGCGGACGAACCCCTGGACCTGTATGTCAATTCCCGGCTTATTGCCAGGGGCGAGGCTGTGGTGGTCAATGAGAAATTCGGCCTGCGTTTAATTGACGTGGTCAGTCCGTCTGAACGCATCGAGAAGCTGAGGTAG
- a CDS encoding MinD/ParA family protein, with product MEYPGYPDQAGTLRQLSRDFEMETFMDKTSPRTARVMSVTSGKGGVGKTVCVANLAVSMARQGYRVLIIDADLGLANIDLYFGVSPRFNLNHFFSGQKTLEQILVPAAEQITILPAGSGVQRYTRLEPDQKLSLMEGLDSLHGKFDVVLIDTEAGISENVTYFNVAAQEILVVTTPEPTAISDVYALMKLLSTRYYEKTFKLIVNCVTSENEALDVYHKLTLVSSRFIDISIDFLGAIPLDSRFTDSVRRQKTLAELYPDSRPSLAFAELVDTMELESETLAPKGTQQFFWKQLLACSEAR from the coding sequence ATGGAATACCCCGGATACCCGGATCAGGCCGGAACACTGCGTCAACTGAGCCGGGATTTTGAAATGGAGACGTTTATGGACAAAACAAGTCCCAGGACCGCCCGGGTGATGTCTGTGACCAGCGGCAAGGGCGGAGTGGGCAAGACGGTCTGCGTGGCCAACCTGGCGGTGAGCATGGCCCGGCAGGGATATCGGGTGCTGATTATTGATGCGGATTTGGGGTTGGCCAATATTGATTTGTATTTCGGTGTGAGCCCCAGGTTTAATCTGAATCATTTCTTCTCCGGCCAGAAAACCCTTGAGCAAATCCTGGTTCCGGCAGCAGAGCAGATCACCATCCTGCCCGCCGGCTCAGGGGTACAGCGATACACCCGCCTGGAACCCGATCAGAAGCTTTCTTTGATGGAGGGCCTTGATTCCCTGCACGGAAAGTTTGATGTGGTGCTCATTGACACCGAAGCGGGTATTTCCGAAAACGTCACCTATTTTAATGTGGCCGCCCAGGAGATCCTGGTGGTCACCACCCCGGAGCCCACGGCCATATCCGATGTATACGCCCTGATGAAGCTGCTTTCCACCCGGTACTATGAAAAAACATTCAAGCTGATTGTCAATTGCGTGACATCGGAGAACGAGGCGCTGGATGTTTATCACAAGCTCACCCTGGTCAGCAGCCGTTTTATTGACATCTCGATTGATTTTTTGGGCGCTATACCACTGGACTCCCGCTTCACAGATTCGGTGCGCCGGCAAAAAACCCTTGCAGAGCTGTATCCCGATTCCCGGCCGAGTCTGGCTTTTGCCGAACTGGTGGACACAATGGAATTGGAGTCTGAAACCCTGGCACCCAAGGGCACGCAGCAGTTTTTCTGGAAACAGCTGCTGGCCTGCAGCGAAGCCCGGTAG
- the flhF gene encoding flagellar biosynthesis protein FlhF, translated as MQVKVFEAADMRSAIEKVKKALGPDALILSTRSLADSKQGRVNRSGIEVTAAVDADLSPASSDTAGTGFQQVLEKTRKPAASSPDPDSGNPPEDSGLMAEFRQMKRSFENLSKKVARWEGRMERGLPAGPAQGGRLPGLSGLGISDSVLELLAESACRHEDEFLAGQDPDPRDLLIRGIRDHIRIENPLSAGLHGQRRLVFMGPTGVGKTTTIAKVAACAMLHYGKKIVLATIDNYRIAAAEQLKIYGQIMDVSVELARSPDQLADIFQRHADKDLILVDTAGRSPRDDMRRNELAAYLDPALKTENHLVLSATTGQQDLEMAIDRFSSLDPAGLVLTKLDECEMMGQILNAAVCAGRPLSFFTNGQQVPEDLLFPEPDNMAEMILNPEEVVAQWNTPDTRIRPEHCVN; from the coding sequence ATGCAGGTTAAAGTCTTTGAAGCAGCGGATATGCGTTCGGCCATCGAAAAAGTCAAAAAAGCCCTGGGGCCGGATGCGCTGATTTTATCCACCCGAAGCCTGGCAGACAGCAAGCAGGGGCGGGTCAACCGCTCCGGCATTGAAGTGACTGCAGCTGTGGATGCGGATTTGTCCCCGGCCTCTTCGGATACGGCCGGAACCGGTTTCCAGCAGGTTCTGGAAAAAACCCGGAAACCGGCCGCATCCTCGCCGGATCCGGACAGCGGAAATCCGCCGGAAGATAGCGGGCTGATGGCGGAATTTCGGCAAATGAAGCGCTCTTTTGAAAATCTATCCAAAAAGGTGGCCAGATGGGAAGGCCGGATGGAAAGGGGGTTGCCGGCCGGACCAGCGCAGGGCGGAAGGCTGCCGGGCCTGTCCGGGCTGGGCATCAGCGATTCAGTGCTGGAGTTGCTTGCAGAGTCGGCATGTCGACATGAAGACGAATTTTTGGCCGGTCAGGATCCGGACCCCAGGGATTTACTCATTCGCGGCATCCGTGATCATATCCGGATTGAAAATCCCTTGTCCGCGGGTCTGCACGGTCAGCGGCGCCTTGTTTTCATGGGGCCCACGGGCGTCGGCAAAACCACAACCATTGCCAAGGTGGCGGCCTGCGCCATGCTTCATTACGGAAAGAAAATCGTCCTTGCCACAATTGACAATTACCGGATTGCCGCAGCCGAACAATTAAAGATTTACGGGCAGATCATGGATGTTTCCGTTGAACTGGCCCGCTCGCCGGATCAGCTGGCCGATATCTTTCAAAGGCACGCAGACAAGGACCTGATTTTGGTGGACACAGCCGGCAGAAGCCCGAGAGATGACATGCGCCGCAATGAACTGGCCGCATATCTGGATCCGGCCCTGAAAACGGAAAATCACCTGGTGTTGTCGGCCACCACCGGCCAGCAGGACCTGGAAATGGCCATTGACCGGTTTTCCTCCCTGGATCCGGCCGGCCTGGTGCTCACCAAGCTCGATGAATGCGAGATGATGGGACAAATCCTTAATGCAGCTGTCTGCGCCGGACGGCCGCTTTCTTTTTTCACCAATGGTCAGCAGGTCCCGGAGGACTTGTTGTTTCCCGAGCCGGACAACATGGCGGAAATGATTCTTAACCCTGAAGAGGTGGTGGCACAATGGAATACCCCGGATACCCGGATCAGGCCGGAACACTGCGTCAACTGA
- the flhA gene encoding flagellar biosynthesis protein FlhA — protein sequence MIREIMAQRWDRIFFRSDVFVSLGLVMILLVMIIPMPPMLLDLFLALNITVALMILIITLYVQRSLEFSIFPTVLLVTTLFRLSLNVASTRLILLQGHTGEFAAGKVIQSFGQFVVGGNYVVGIVVFLILVVINFIVITKGAGRVAEVSARFTLDAMPGKQMAIDADLNAGLINEEQARTRRENITNEADFFGAMDGASKFVRGDAIAGIVITMINVCAGFIIGVLQQNMPLGEAAQNYTTLTIGDGLVSQIPALVISTGAGILVSRSGGLGDFGSQLKNQFSVHVRAIWVVGGILLGFALIPGLPFLPFLVLSLLLLTMAHFVGKQQKADQAEAEVQPEKPETEAEEDYEQLLSVDLLELEVGYGLIRFVDASQDGELLGRIRSIRKQFALSMGFIMPPVHIKDNLQLKPNEYRLLLKGVSIASAEMTPGHFLAMDSGGATEKIKGVSAVEPAFGLPAVWISEDKKERAQMAGYTVVDCNTVMATHISEVVKRHAHELLGRQEAQNLLDNISKSYPKLIDELIPNLMSLGGVLKVLQNLLRENVSIRDLRTILETLADWAPAVQDPDQLTEYVRQALARQITASVAGEGDTLALITLDHDVEETVAGSVQRGGQGGALALEPKKVRSLLEGIGRQMEKFTGGASPVLLCPPAIRLHVKKLTERYFPNLTVISHNEVAPQVKIQSLGTVRFNAG from the coding sequence ATGATTCGTGAAATAATGGCGCAGCGGTGGGACCGGATTTTTTTCCGAAGCGATGTATTTGTGTCCCTGGGACTGGTGATGATTCTGCTGGTAATGATCATTCCCATGCCCCCGATGCTGCTGGACTTGTTTCTGGCCCTGAATATCACCGTGGCCCTGATGATTCTCATCATCACCCTGTATGTGCAACGATCCCTGGAATTTTCCATTTTTCCCACGGTGCTGCTGGTCACCACCCTGTTTCGCCTTTCCCTGAACGTGGCCTCCACCCGTCTGATCCTGCTTCAGGGCCATACCGGCGAATTTGCCGCGGGCAAGGTCATCCAGTCATTCGGACAGTTTGTTGTTGGCGGCAATTACGTGGTGGGCATTGTGGTGTTTCTGATCCTGGTGGTGATTAATTTTATCGTGATCACCAAGGGCGCGGGCCGGGTGGCTGAAGTGTCGGCGCGGTTTACCCTTGATGCCATGCCCGGCAAGCAGATGGCCATTGACGCGGATTTAAACGCTGGTCTTATCAATGAAGAACAGGCCCGCACCCGGCGCGAGAATATCACCAATGAAGCCGACTTTTTCGGGGCCATGGACGGGGCCAGCAAGTTTGTGCGCGGCGATGCCATTGCCGGCATTGTTATTACCATGATCAATGTTTGCGCCGGGTTTATTATCGGCGTGCTTCAGCAGAACATGCCGCTTGGCGAGGCCGCCCAGAACTATACCACCCTCACCATCGGAGACGGTCTGGTCAGCCAGATTCCTGCGTTGGTGATCTCCACCGGGGCGGGCATTCTGGTTTCCCGAAGCGGCGGGCTGGGCGATTTCGGAAGCCAGTTGAAAAATCAGTTCAGCGTTCATGTCCGGGCCATCTGGGTTGTGGGCGGGATTTTGCTCGGTTTTGCCCTGATTCCCGGACTGCCTTTCCTGCCGTTTCTTGTGCTTTCCCTGCTTTTGTTAACCATGGCCCATTTTGTTGGCAAGCAGCAGAAAGCTGATCAGGCCGAAGCCGAAGTCCAGCCGGAAAAACCCGAAACCGAGGCGGAAGAGGATTACGAACAATTGCTGAGCGTGGATCTGCTGGAACTGGAGGTGGGCTACGGCCTGATCCGGTTTGTGGACGCCTCCCAGGACGGCGAGCTGCTCGGCCGCATTCGGTCGATCCGCAAGCAGTTTGCGCTTTCCATGGGTTTTATTATGCCGCCGGTGCATATCAAGGACAATCTGCAGTTAAAGCCCAATGAATACCGGCTGCTGCTAAAGGGGGTTTCCATTGCATCCGCAGAGATGACCCCGGGTCATTTCCTGGCCATGGACTCGGGCGGGGCAACCGAGAAAATCAAGGGCGTTTCTGCAGTGGAACCCGCTTTCGGCCTGCCTGCGGTGTGGATTTCCGAAGACAAGAAGGAAAGGGCCCAGATGGCCGGTTATACAGTGGTGGACTGCAACACGGTGATGGCCACGCATATCAGTGAAGTGGTCAAACGGCACGCCCACGAGTTGCTCGGCAGACAAGAGGCACAGAACTTGCTTGATAATATTTCCAAGAGTTACCCCAAGCTGATCGATGAACTGATACCCAATCTCATGAGCCTTGGAGGCGTGTTGAAAGTGCTGCAGAATCTGTTACGGGAAAATGTATCCATCCGGGATCTGAGAACCATTCTTGAGACCCTGGCCGACTGGGCGCCTGCTGTCCAGGACCCGGATCAACTCACCGAATACGTCCGACAGGCCCTGGCGCGTCAGATTACGGCATCAGTGGCGGGTGAAGGCGATACCCTTGCGCTAATCACCCTGGATCACGACGTGGAAGAAACCGTTGCCGGTTCGGTTCAAAGAGGCGGACAGGGGGGCGCGCTGGCCCTTGAGCCCAAAAAGGTCCGATCCCTTCTGGAAGGCATCGGCCGGCAAATGGAGAAATTCACCGGCGGCGCCAGCCCGGTATTGCTCTGTCCGCCGGCAATCCGACTCCATGTCAAAAAATTGACCGAACGATATTTTCCCAACCTGACGGTTATTTCCCATAACGAGGTGGCCCCGCAGGTCAAAATTCAATCCCTGGGCACGGTGAGGTTCAATGCAGGTTAA
- a CDS encoding FliO/MopB family protein produces the protein MARLLFFFLLIVPADLCAAETEPLSLFRSGIKLAVAMAIVIGIMLLFHALSRKGFRLLEKRQGGRIRVMESRPMGGRKALCLVEVDGQRLLLGLGNDRMELLHHFDAAANTTGQFEKHLRSHDEVQS, from the coding sequence ATGGCCAGGCTGTTGTTTTTCTTTTTATTGATTGTGCCCGCAGATCTTTGCGCGGCAGAGACCGAGCCGTTAAGCCTGTTTCGATCCGGGATAAAGCTGGCCGTGGCCATGGCCATTGTCATCGGGATCATGCTGCTTTTCCATGCATTGAGCCGAAAAGGTTTCCGGCTGCTGGAAAAACGTCAGGGCGGGCGTATCCGGGTTATGGAATCGCGTCCCATGGGCGGGAGAAAAGCGCTGTGCCTGGTGGAGGTTGACGGCCAGCGCCTGCTTCTGGGATTGGGCAACGACCGGATGGAACTGCTGCACCATTTTGATGCAGCGGCCAATACGACCGGGCAGTTTGAAAAACACCTCCGCAGCCATGATGAGGTCCAATCATGA
- the fliR gene encoding flagellar biosynthetic protein FliR: MAVELFEIETWYVFLVILSRMAAIMGSLPIFTASQAAMRLRLGVAAGLAVLLFPVLDISLAVIDQTPAGLIFLMAQEAMLGFLLGFVIQLIFFAVQFGGTIVGYQMGFAAANILDPQHQQQIPLLSQFQNVFAILLFLALDIHHLVIRVMARSYEVMPPGNLDMEGGAVLFLMDLTGQMFVLGLQLVAPVMAVLMVSMFILGIMSRVFSQLQVFLLSFPINISLALIFLGLGAELAFVLLEREFSQLPDKLMRILQMG, translated from the coding sequence TTGGCAGTTGAACTTTTTGAAATCGAGACCTGGTATGTGTTTCTGGTGATTTTATCCCGCATGGCGGCGATTATGGGATCGCTTCCCATTTTTACCGCCTCTCAGGCGGCCATGCGCCTTCGGCTCGGGGTGGCCGCAGGCCTGGCGGTGCTGCTGTTTCCTGTGCTGGATATCTCCCTTGCGGTCATTGACCAAACCCCGGCCGGATTGATCTTCCTGATGGCCCAGGAAGCCATGCTTGGGTTTCTGCTGGGTTTTGTAATCCAGCTGATTTTTTTTGCCGTCCAGTTCGGGGGAACCATCGTGGGCTACCAGATGGGCTTTGCAGCCGCCAATATCCTCGACCCCCAGCATCAGCAGCAGATTCCGCTGCTTTCCCAGTTCCAGAACGTCTTTGCCATTCTTCTTTTTCTGGCCTTGGATATTCACCACCTGGTCATCCGTGTCATGGCCCGTTCCTATGAGGTGATGCCCCCGGGAAATCTGGACATGGAGGGCGGAGCGGTTCTGTTTTTAATGGATTTGACCGGCCAGATGTTTGTTTTGGGACTGCAGCTGGTGGCGCCGGTGATGGCGGTGCTTATGGTTTCCATGTTTATCCTGGGCATCATGTCCCGGGTTTTTTCCCAGCTTCAGGTGTTTCTTTTGTCTTTTCCCATCAACATTTCCCTGGCCCTGATTTTCTTGGGTCTGGGCGCGGAACTGGCCTTTGTGCTCCTGGAGCGGGAGTTTTCCCAACTGCCGGACAAGCTCATGCGCATTTTGCAAATGGGTTAA
- the fliP gene encoding flagellar type III secretion system pore protein FliP (The bacterial flagellar biogenesis protein FliP forms a type III secretion system (T3SS)-type pore required for flagellar assembly.) produces the protein MKGAHWVRIGLAVAAIWLCAAGNAAAQEPAALTLQMDGGGGTGQISTVIQIMVLLTVLSMAPAILLMTTSFIRIVVVLSFLRQAMGTQQMPPNQIIIGLAMFLTLFIMAPVFTQINEEALQPYLQEEIEGRRALETAAIPMREFMFGQVREADLVLMRQISGNEQVPETREDISIITLIPAFMLSELKRAFQIGFMIFVPFLVIDMITASVLMTMGMLMLPPIIISLPFKVLLFVLVDGWNLVVGSLVQGFY, from the coding sequence ATGAAGGGTGCGCACTGGGTCCGTATCGGCCTGGCCGTTGCGGCCATATGGCTCTGTGCCGCAGGCAATGCCGCAGCACAGGAACCTGCGGCCCTGACGCTTCAGATGGACGGCGGCGGGGGAACGGGACAGATTTCAACAGTGATTCAGATCATGGTGCTGCTCACAGTGCTGAGCATGGCCCCGGCCATTTTGCTGATGACCACCTCGTTTATCCGCATTGTCGTTGTGCTCTCCTTTCTGCGTCAGGCAATGGGCACCCAGCAGATGCCGCCCAACCAGATTATCATCGGTCTGGCCATGTTTTTGACGCTTTTCATTATGGCCCCGGTTTTTACCCAGATCAATGAAGAGGCGCTCCAGCCTTATCTCCAGGAGGAGATTGAAGGCCGCCGGGCCCTGGAGACAGCCGCCATTCCCATGCGCGAGTTCATGTTCGGTCAGGTCCGGGAGGCGGATCTGGTGCTGATGAGACAGATTTCCGGAAACGAGCAGGTCCCGGAAACCAGGGAGGATATTTCAATTATTACTCTGATTCCGGCGTTTATGCTTTCCGAGCTCAAGCGTGCCTTTCAGATCGGATTCATGATTTTTGTGCCCTTTCTGGTTATCGATATGATCACCGCCTCGGTGCTCATGACCATGGGCATGCTCATGCTGCCGCCCATTATCATCTCCCTGCCTTTTAAAGTGCTGTTGTTTGTGCTCGTTGACGGATGGAATCTGGTGGTGGGTTCTTTGGTGCAGGGATTCTATTGA
- the fliQ gene encoding flagellar biosynthesis protein FliQ, which produces MTEEMVVELIRRAVTAVLLAASPMMIAGLVVGLVVSIFQAATQINEQTMTFAPKIVAVLVALVIAVPWILNIVLGLAHEIFGNMIIGS; this is translated from the coding sequence ATGACTGAAGAAATGGTTGTGGAACTCATACGGCGGGCGGTGACCGCCGTGCTGCTGGCGGCCTCGCCCATGATGATCGCCGGGCTTGTGGTGGGGCTGGTGGTGAGCATATTTCAGGCCGCCACCCAGATCAACGAGCAGACCATGACCTTTGCCCCCAAGATCGTGGCGGTCCTGGTGGCCCTGGTCATTGCCGTGCCCTGGATTTTGAATATCGTGCTGGGCCTGGCCCATGAAATTTTCGGAAACATGATCATTGGCAGTTGA
- the flhB gene encoding flagellar biosynthesis protein FlhB produces MAEEQQQEKTEDPTEKRRREFREKGQVAQSREVNTAMLLTGLLVLWSFYAPVFWSDLQAFLAFFWRTCSELPVSVGSMRPMMVFIISGCAAIVWPLLLTGLVLGVLAGYLQVGVLFTAKPLQPDLSKLDPIKGLGRMISKRSAFEALKSFGKIILVGVLAYWTLIGRFDEFMGLAGVALPGVVSFMADVVFVILVKCCLLLAFIGLVDYIFSKWEMEKKMKMTKQEVKEENKETEGDPQLKQKVRAIQRDMARRRMMEDVPKADVIITNPTHYAVALSYRRQEMDAPEVLAKGSDHMARRIREIASEHNVPVVENPPVARSLYEVEIGARIPEHMFKAVAEILAYVYSLKNGEKK; encoded by the coding sequence ATGGCCGAGGAACAGCAGCAGGAAAAAACCGAGGACCCGACTGAAAAGCGGCGCCGGGAGTTTCGGGAGAAAGGGCAGGTGGCCCAGAGCCGCGAGGTCAACACCGCCATGCTCTTAACCGGCCTGCTGGTGCTCTGGTCTTTTTATGCTCCGGTTTTCTGGTCGGATTTGCAGGCCTTTCTGGCCTTTTTCTGGCGCACCTGCAGCGAGCTGCCGGTATCGGTGGGTTCCATGCGTCCCATGATGGTTTTTATCATTTCCGGATGTGCGGCCATTGTCTGGCCCCTGCTGCTCACGGGCCTGGTGCTGGGGGTGCTTGCCGGATATCTGCAGGTGGGGGTGTTGTTTACGGCAAAGCCCCTTCAGCCGGATCTGAGCAAGCTCGATCCCATCAAGGGCCTGGGCCGGATGATATCCAAGCGCTCTGCCTTTGAGGCCCTGAAATCCTTCGGTAAAATTATTCTTGTGGGTGTGCTGGCATACTGGACCCTGATTGGCCGGTTTGATGAATTCATGGGCCTTGCCGGTGTTGCGCTTCCCGGGGTTGTTTCCTTTATGGCGGACGTGGTGTTTGTGATTCTGGTCAAGTGCTGTCTGCTGCTGGCCTTTATTGGCCTGGTCGACTACATCTTTTCCAAATGGGAGATGGAAAAAAAGATGAAAATGACCAAACAGGAGGTCAAGGAGGAAAACAAGGAAACCGAGGGGGACCCACAGCTTAAGCAGAAGGTTCGCGCCATTCAGCGGGATATGGCCAGGCGGCGGATGATGGAGGATGTGCCCAAAGCGGATGTGATCATCACCAATCCCACCCATTACGCGGTGGCCCTTTCCTACAGGCGTCAGGAAATGGATGCCCCCGAGGTACTGGCAAAGGGTTCGGACCACATGGCCCGGCGCATCCGGGAAATCGCGTCTGAACACAATGTGCCGGTTGTGGAAAATCCGCCTGTGGCACGGTCTTTGTATGAAGTGGAAATCGGGGCCCGGATTCCGGAGCACATGTTTAAGGCAGTGGCTGAAATTCTGGCTTACGTATACAGCCTGAAAAACGGGGAAAAGAAATGA
- a CDS encoding OmpA/MotB family protein — MAVQRKKKNKESNGPSAPAWMVTYSDMVTLLLTFFVLMLSMAEMDKVKFQRAVVSLQGAFGIMENKPPEETQTDVIVPEIEPIPLEMLQSVYRKMLLDLQKLELDEDIELVKDRGAIVLRIKEKVLFDLGSTRLKKEAEPVLGKVARLVKPLPFQVRIEGHADSQPFGARDQTNWDLSAQRAIGVVKFIAQNELLSLDRLSAVGYGDQKPLVPNDTPENRALNRRVEFILETGGDYRQELPFLVDSSDQLPF; from the coding sequence ATGGCCGTCCAAAGAAAGAAAAAAAACAAAGAAAGCAACGGGCCGTCAGCCCCGGCCTGGATGGTGACTTACAGCGACATGGTCACTTTGCTGCTGACCTTTTTTGTGCTCATGCTTTCCATGGCGGAAATGGACAAGGTCAAGTTCCAGCGCGCTGTGGTCTCCCTGCAGGGGGCATTCGGCATCATGGAAAACAAGCCCCCGGAAGAAACCCAGACCGATGTCATTGTCCCGGAAATCGAGCCCATTCCCCTGGAAATGCTCCAGAGCGTATACCGGAAAATGCTGCTGGACCTGCAAAAGCTTGAACTGGATGAAGACATTGAGCTGGTCAAGGATCGCGGTGCCATTGTGCTCAGGATCAAGGAAAAGGTGCTCTTTGACCTGGGCTCCACCCGGCTGAAAAAAGAAGCCGAGCCTGTGCTGGGAAAAGTGGCCCGCCTGGTCAAGCCCCTGCCGTTTCAGGTCCGCATCGAAGGCCATGCCGACAGCCAGCCCTTTGGTGCACGGGATCAGACCAATTGGGATTTGTCCGCCCAGCGGGCAATCGGGGTGGTGAAATTCATTGCCCAAAATGAACTGCTCTCCCTGGATCGTTTGTCTGCGGTGGGATACGGGGACCAAAAACCCCTGGTGCCCAATGATACTCCGGAAAACCGGGCTCTGAACCGGCGGGTGGAGTTCATTTTGGAAACCGGCGGTGATTACCGGCAGGAGCTGCCTTTTCTGGTGGATTCCAGCGATCAGCTGCCCTTTTAA
- a CDS encoding flagellar motor switch protein FliM — MERILTQEEIDELLLAFDDGQIEPASGGPADGMSSAAASRAEKRVSSIDLIRGQNYSKWRIANLDIVFNSFARYYSIALSNSLQQGVTVSRAEILSRFFEDFLVSQEKAGLLGVMSLEPLKGNALIVYDKALCFGMVEVMFGMPGGVEFMTFDRDVSAIEANIIKGLMAEGCRVFNRAFEPLEQLATRITRVETNWKMLNILAPETEVIQVSFFVKVGDLEGKIQLVIPYFSLEPFKERLRNEGLQLAEDKKEASWSRFLTKEAEKMEISVSAVWGDLILTIGEILSLDKGDIIGLDYDEQCPVTVMAGAQPKFGAQPGVKDGKKVVRLVKQEVAGE, encoded by the coding sequence GTGGAACGGATTTTAACACAGGAAGAAATTGACGAGCTGCTTTTGGCTTTTGATGACGGGCAAATCGAGCCCGCTTCCGGAGGCCCTGCCGACGGCATGTCTTCGGCTGCCGCATCCAGGGCGGAGAAGCGGGTTTCCAGCATTGACCTGATCCGGGGCCAGAATTACAGCAAGTGGCGGATCGCCAACCTGGACATCGTGTTTAATTCCTTTGCCCGTTATTATTCCATTGCTCTTTCCAACAGCCTTCAGCAGGGCGTGACCGTATCCAGGGCGGAAATTTTGTCCCGGTTTTTTGAAGATTTTCTTGTCAGCCAGGAAAAAGCCGGGCTGCTTGGGGTGATGTCTTTGGAACCGCTGAAGGGCAACGCGCTGATTGTCTATGACAAGGCACTTTGCTTCGGCATGGTGGAAGTGATGTTCGGCATGCCCGGCGGTGTCGAGTTTATGACATTTGACCGGGATGTCAGCGCCATTGAGGCCAATATCATCAAGGGCCTGATGGCCGAAGGCTGCCGGGTTTTCAACCGGGCGTTCGAGCCCCTTGAACAGCTTGCTACCCGGATCACCCGGGTGGAGACCAACTGGAAGATGTTAAACATCCTGGCCCCGGAAACCGAGGTCATCCAGGTCAGCTTTTTCGTAAAGGTGGGAGACCTGGAGGGAAAAATCCAGCTCGTGATTCCTTATTTCTCCCTGGAGCCATTCAAGGAGCGGCTGCGCAACGAAGGCCTGCAGCTTGCCGAGGACAAAAAGGAAGCCTCATGGAGTCGGTTTTTGACAAAGGAGGCAGAGAAAATGGAAATTTCGGTTTCCGCCGTGTGGGGGGATTTGATTCTCACAATCGGGGAAATTTTAAGCCTGGATAAGGGAGATATTATCGGCCTGGATTATGATGAACAGTGTCCGGTCACTGTTATGGCCGGCGCGCAGCCCAAATTTGGCGCCCAACCCGGGGTAAAGGACGGCAAAAAGGTCGTCCGCCTCGTCAAACAGGAAGTCGCAGGAGAGTAA
- a CDS encoding flagellar basal body-associated FliL family protein, translated as MAKEKEKQAPEKTASPVKRLLFIGVPVLLILLVAAGTGFYLLGALNTTGSAEARQSDTGRDKTELGPLVEMDDFVVNIVHRDSTRFLKVGITLEVRDKTSSESVKKRIPQITDSVLLLLGNRKYDDVKDLQGKMQLKADLLAKIRSLAGKGEVTNLYFTDFVVQ; from the coding sequence ATGGCAAAGGAAAAGGAAAAACAAGCACCGGAGAAAACCGCCAGTCCAGTCAAGCGGCTGCTTTTCATCGGGGTGCCGGTTTTGTTGATTTTACTTGTTGCAGCGGGTACGGGATTTTATCTGCTGGGCGCATTGAACACAACAGGTTCAGCCGAAGCCCGGCAGTCTGATACCGGCAGGGATAAAACCGAGCTGGGCCCCCTGGTGGAGATGGATGATTTTGTGGTCAATATCGTTCATCGGGACAGCACCCGTTTTCTGAAAGTGGGCATCACCCTGGAGGTCCGGGACAAGACCAGCAGCGAATCCGTTAAAAAACGCATACCCCAGATCACCGATTCCGTGCTGCTGCTTTTGGGCAACAGGAAATACGATGATGTCAAGGACCTTCAGGGCAAAATGCAGCTCAAGGCTGATCTTCTGGCCAAGATCCGGTCTCTTGCCGGCAAGGGTGAGGTTACCAATCTTTATTTTACTGATTTTGTCGTTCAATAA